A genome region from Leptospiraceae bacterium includes the following:
- a CDS encoding PIN domain-containing protein translates to MSNKTLHLDTNCLIDLLLGNNKTRSVLKAKLLAGWKCSTSAIAWHEFVCGPLTSEQRQDIWDFLEGRILPLDFGIAELAADIFNKTGRKKGSKADCIIAATAIHHKAKLLTWNKVDFKSMKKLGFALDLE, encoded by the coding sequence TTGAGCAATAAGACATTGCACTTAGACACAAATTGCCTCATAGATTTACTCCTTGGAAACAATAAAACTCGCAGTGTATTAAAGGCCAAACTATTAGCAGGTTGGAAATGTTCCACAAGTGCTATAGCATGGCACGAATTTGTATGTGGACCTTTGACTTCAGAACAAAGACAAGACATCTGGGATTTTTTAGAAGGAAGAATTCTTCCCCTTGACTTCGGAATAGCAGAATTAGCTGCAGATATTTTTAATAAGACAGGGCGAAAAAAAGGATCTAAGGCAGATTGTATCATTGCTGCAACGGCTATTCACCATAAGGCGAAATTGCTTACTTGGAATAAGGTTGATTTTAAGAGTATGAAGAAGTTGGGATTTGCTCTGGATTTGGAGTAG
- the alr gene encoding alanine racemase, which produces MLAPTRVEISRKAVSNNIKAFRSILSPNTRLAVAIKSNAYGHGIELMAKLAIENGVDVLAVNSLEEALLLKKFSPTPIMIMGEVPNLEERLNDLNHSNFWIVSSRLKEILHLSKLSNEPKIHLKTDTGMARLGQSGKDLFKLMEELKSKKVNLSGLLMHFASTEDFTEHSYSMQQLKTFQEYIKHAEKQGYTDIILHAASSASTMLFKEAHFDMVRVGISLYGLWPSLETRLSLSLMGKNTFDLMPVLSWKTTIVHTKKVPTGSYIGYGSTFKTNYPTTLAVIPVGYNEGFDRRLSNQGYVLVNGERAHIIGRVCMNMSMIDITHIRNVNVGTEVVLIGRSEKETISADTIAQLTGTINYDVVTRIHPEIPRVVVE; this is translated from the coding sequence TTGTTAGCCCCTACACGGGTAGAGATTTCCCGTAAAGCAGTCTCTAATAATATAAAAGCATTTCGCTCGATTCTATCGCCAAATACTCGTTTGGCGGTAGCAATCAAATCCAACGCCTACGGGCATGGAATAGAACTAATGGCAAAACTCGCCATCGAAAACGGAGTAGATGTGCTCGCAGTCAACTCACTCGAAGAAGCACTTCTACTAAAGAAATTTTCCCCTACTCCCATAATGATAATGGGAGAAGTTCCCAATCTAGAAGAGCGGCTAAATGATCTTAACCATAGCAACTTTTGGATTGTTTCTTCTAGACTAAAGGAAATTTTACATCTATCAAAACTTTCCAATGAACCAAAGATTCACCTTAAGACAGACACTGGAATGGCAAGGCTCGGACAATCAGGAAAGGACTTATTCAAACTGATGGAAGAATTAAAATCTAAAAAAGTAAATCTCTCTGGTCTACTCATGCACTTTGCTAGCACGGAAGATTTTACCGAGCACTCCTATTCCATGCAACAATTAAAGACATTTCAGGAATATATAAAACACGCAGAGAAACAGGGATATACGGATATTATCCTCCATGCTGCATCTTCTGCATCAACAATGCTTTTTAAAGAAGCTCATTTTGATATGGTGCGAGTGGGGATTTCTCTCTACGGACTCTGGCCTAGTCTTGAGACGAGGCTTTCTCTTTCTCTTATGGGAAAAAATACATTTGACTTAATGCCAGTCCTCTCGTGGAAAACAACGATTGTCCACACAAAAAAAGTTCCGACTGGTTCTTACATTGGCTATGGTTCAACGTTTAAGACTAATTATCCGACAACGCTCGCAGTAATTCCTGTCGGCTACAATGAAGGATTTGACAGAAGGCTCTCCAACCAAGGTTATGTTTTAGTCAATGGAGAGCGTGCTCATATCATCGGAAGAGTTTGCATGAATATGAGCATGATCGATATTACCCATATCCGAAATGTAAATGTAGGAACGGAAGTAGTATTAATCGGCCGTTCCGAGAAGGAAACAATATCCGCTGATACAATTGCACAACTCACAGGGACAATTAATTACGATGTGGTTACTCGCATTCATCCGGAGATACCTAGGGTAGTAGTAGAGTGA
- a CDS encoding radical SAM protein: MEENYSQLARRIQSYLKNLRNKSESERENFSVDRPVCTEIRHARYKGDLVQKLIIFLRGTGCSSIELNGGCTFCGFYSATNHGIKLNRSNFLNQLQFAFDLHRKELDRFPIISLYNDGSMLSEHEISLDVTLEMIRTLSRFQNLKLITTESKLQDITEEKILKIKNATNKELELSFGFESSDPIVRKICINKNFTNNKVVEVSKLLRAQNINCTALLMLKPPFLSEQESIDDAVKSLLFLEETDIDRIDIELPTVEAYTLTHELWKQDLYKPIKLWSVVEILKRRHALNLKKIVYVSPANYTVKAIATSSNCPLCNDKFSTLFMEYNQTNDISVFDNLNCECKHDWNQRLIPSSLEQLPLADRVERIMDIIENIHQIAGFSR; encoded by the coding sequence GAAAATTTTTCTGTCGACCGCCCCGTATGCACAGAGATTCGACATGCTAGATACAAAGGTGATCTAGTTCAAAAGTTAATCATCTTTTTACGCGGAACCGGTTGCTCCTCTATCGAACTAAATGGTGGATGCACTTTCTGCGGATTTTATTCAGCAACCAATCATGGAATCAAGCTAAATCGCTCCAATTTCCTAAACCAATTGCAATTTGCCTTTGACTTACATAGAAAAGAATTAGACCGGTTTCCTATTATTAGCCTCTATAACGACGGAAGCATGTTATCCGAGCATGAAATTAGCCTCGATGTAACTCTTGAAATGATTCGAACTCTTTCCAGATTTCAAAATCTAAAACTAATCACAACCGAATCTAAACTCCAAGACATCACAGAAGAAAAAATTTTAAAAATTAAAAATGCAACAAACAAAGAATTAGAATTATCCTTTGGATTTGAATCCTCGGATCCAATCGTCAGAAAAATTTGCATCAATAAAAACTTCACCAATAACAAAGTAGTCGAAGTCTCCAAACTATTAAGAGCGCAAAATATCAATTGCACTGCACTCCTCATGCTAAAGCCACCTTTCTTAAGCGAACAAGAATCTATAGATGACGCAGTCAAAAGCCTACTCTTTCTAGAAGAGACAGATATAGACCGTATTGATATTGAACTACCGACCGTCGAAGCATATACACTAACGCATGAATTATGGAAACAAGATTTATACAAACCAATCAAGCTCTGGTCTGTTGTTGAAATTTTAAAACGCAGACATGCATTAAACCTAAAGAAGATAGTCTACGTTAGCCCCGCTAATTATACAGTAAAAGCAATCGCCACCTCTTCCAACTGCCCTCTTTGCAATGATAAATTTTCAACCCTATTCATGGAATACAATCAAACAAACGACATTTCTGTTTTTGACAATCTCAACTGCGAGTGCAAACACGATTGGAATCAAAGATTAATTCCATCAAGCCTTGAACAATTGCCATTGGCAGATAGAGTGGAGAGGATAATGGATATAATCGAAAATATCCATCAAATTGCAGGATTTTCAAGATAA
- a CDS encoding type II toxin-antitoxin system Phd/YefM family antitoxin: MTSVGVRNLKNNLSKYLHLVKAGETIVITEHDLVIAEIKRPSENLRDSKKRAVAYLEEQSKIGKVKLAKRNNSQIDSIVKKYSDKKSKMDWKKIYSDTRADRF, from the coding sequence GTGACTTCCGTAGGCGTAAGAAATCTTAAAAATAATCTGAGTAAATATCTGCACTTGGTGAAAGCTGGTGAGACAATAGTTATCACTGAGCATGATCTCGTCATTGCCGAGATTAAAAGACCTTCTGAAAATTTACGCGATTCAAAGAAACGTGCTGTTGCTTATCTTGAAGAACAAAGTAAAATCGGAAAAGTTAAACTTGCAAAAAGAAATAATTCTCAGATTGATTCTATTGTAAAAAAATATTCAGATAAAAAAAGTAAAATGGATTGGAAAAAAATATATAGTGATACGAGGGCAGATCGTTTCTGA